A region from the Methylocella sp. genome encodes:
- a CDS encoding DUF427 domain-containing protein has product MTAKPIKVPGPDHPIVIQRNPARILVSVAGRVIADTKDALTLREASYPAVHYIPRKDVDMSLLQRTDQATYCPYKGDCAYYSIPLGGDRSANAVWTYELPSPAVIEIKDHLAFYPDRVDAFEERPAA; this is encoded by the coding sequence ATGACAGCCAAGCCGATCAAGGTCCCCGGGCCCGATCATCCAATCGTCATTCAGCGCAACCCGGCGCGAATTCTTGTATCCGTCGCGGGGCGCGTCATCGCAGACACCAAAGACGCCCTGACGCTCCGCGAAGCGTCATATCCAGCGGTCCATTATATCCCGCGCAAAGACGTCGACATGTCGCTTTTGCAGCGGACGGATCAGGCCACCTATTGCCCCTACAAGGGCGATTGCGCCTACTACAGCATCCCCCTCGGAGGCGATCGGTCCGCGAACGCCGTATGGACGTATGAACTCCCATCCCCTGCCGTCATCGAGATCAAAGACCATCTCGCTTTCTACCCCGACCGCGTCGATGCATTCGAGGAGCGGCCTGCGGCCTGA
- a CDS encoding winged helix-turn-helix domain-containing protein, giving the protein MNDEINQLTSILVIDGDVAMTRTVIDYLKKNDMRVVSARGRQDMVRHFTGNEPSLVILDLRVGQENGPELLREIRSRSNVPVIIIADHRSDEVDCVVGLELGADDYLTMPFGLRELLARVRAVLRRVEIGSPQPQRSRERGRCRFSGWQLDRRARRLTDPDEIPVSLTKGEYALLTAFLDAPQRPLSREHLLQATRVHEDVFDRSIDVQVLRLRRKLEVDPSAPQVIQTERGVGYMFAPMVERL; this is encoded by the coding sequence ATGAACGACGAAATCAACCAGCTGACAAGCATCCTCGTCATCGACGGCGATGTGGCCATGACGCGCACTGTCATCGACTATCTTAAAAAAAATGACATGCGAGTCGTCTCGGCTAGAGGACGTCAGGATATGGTTCGCCATTTCACGGGCAACGAACCCAGCCTGGTGATTCTTGATCTGCGGGTCGGCCAGGAGAACGGGCCAGAATTGCTGCGTGAGATCCGGTCTCGCTCCAACGTCCCTGTGATCATCATCGCTGACCATCGATCCGATGAAGTTGATTGCGTAGTTGGATTAGAGCTCGGCGCCGACGATTATCTCACCATGCCGTTCGGCCTCCGTGAACTCCTTGCGCGAGTCCGGGCTGTGCTGCGGCGGGTGGAAATCGGAAGCCCGCAGCCTCAGCGAAGTCGCGAGAGAGGCCGGTGCCGTTTCAGCGGCTGGCAGCTGGACCGGCGCGCGCGCCGACTGACCGACCCGGATGAAATTCCGGTCTCTTTGACCAAGGGCGAGTATGCCTTGCTGACCGCCTTCCTCGACGCGCCGCAACGGCCGCTCTCCCGCGAGCACCTTCTTCAGGCGACCCGCGTGCATGAGGATGTCTTCGATCGAAGCATCGACGTCCAGGTTCTTCGGCTTCGGCGCAAACTGGAGGTCGATCCAAGCGCGCCGCAGGTCATTCAGACCGAGCGCGGCGTCGGCTACATGTTTGCTCCGATGGTAGAGCGGCTCTGA
- a CDS encoding CreA family protein produces MKLFFIATAFVLAASPLARADDLACISTTFNLLSPNDKVCVTSFEDPKVSGVTCYISQARTGGWGQPFGLNEDPSNFAISCRQTGPITVDISKLTDNEEAFSEKTSIFFKATRIYRVIDKKHNTLVYLASSSKIINGSPANAISTVPIIPWTGQQP; encoded by the coding sequence GTGAAACTGTTTTTTATCGCGACGGCATTTGTCCTTGCGGCATCTCCTCTTGCAAGGGCGGATGATTTGGCTTGCATCAGCACGACATTCAATTTGCTGTCGCCTAACGATAAGGTCTGCGTCACCTCTTTTGAAGACCCGAAAGTTTCGGGCGTGACCTGCTATATCTCGCAAGCTCGAACGGGTGGATGGGGTCAGCCTTTCGGCCTCAATGAAGACCCGTCAAATTTCGCCATTTCCTGTCGTCAAACCGGCCCCATTACAGTCGATATCTCAAAACTGACCGACAATGAAGAGGCGTTCAGCGAGAAGACAAGCATCTTTTTCAAGGCGACGCGCATTTATAGGGTCATCGACAAGAAGCACAATACATTGGTTTATTTGGCGAGCAGTTCGAAGATCATCAACGGTTCGCCCGCCAACGCCATCAGCACGGTGCCGATCATCCCGTGGACGGGGCAACAACCGTGA